A genomic stretch from candidate division WOR-3 bacterium includes:
- a CDS encoding ABC transporter ATP-binding protein, whose amino-acid sequence MSKACIVNSLTKSYDSLIALDSISFEINQGEIFGLIGPNGSGKTTTLRILSTLLKPDQGSAKIFDFDVVKQDSEVRKLISYLPEEAGAYKNLTGFDYLKFVADLYSANSKERINFLDRAISFANLGERIKDKVKTYSKGMARKLLLARALMTNPQLAILDEPTVGLDVLNSLEIRQIIKQFVKAGGTVLLSSHNMLEVEFLSDRVALLKQGKIIETGKVSELKDKYRARNLEEIFFGVAQ is encoded by the coding sequence ATGAGCAAAGCCTGTATTGTAAATAGCCTGACTAAAAGTTATGATTCACTTATCGCTTTGGATAGTATTTCATTTGAAATCAATCAAGGTGAAATTTTTGGTCTGATTGGACCAAACGGTTCAGGAAAAACAACAACCTTAAGAATCTTGTCAACCCTATTAAAACCCGACCAGGGCTCAGCAAAAATTTTTGACTTTGATGTCGTAAAACAAGATTCCGAAGTTAGAAAGTTAATCAGTTATTTACCTGAAGAAGCCGGCGCCTATAAAAATTTAACCGGGTTCGATTATCTAAAATTCGTTGCTGACTTATACTCGGCAAATTCAAAAGAAAGAATTAACTTTTTGGACCGTGCAATAAGTTTCGCTAATCTGGGCGAGAGGATAAAAGATAAAGTCAAAACTTACAGTAAAGGCATGGCCCGAAAATTACTTTTAGCCCGGGCATTAATGACGAACCCCCAATTAGCAATTTTAGATGAACCCACTGTTGGTTTAGATGTATTAAATTCCTTAGAAATCAGGCAAATTATTAAGCAGTTTGTCAAAGCAGGTGGCACGGTCTTGTTATCTTCACATAATATGCTTGAAGTAGAATTTTTATCTGACCGGGTTGCTTTGCTTAAACAAGGTAAAATTATTGAAACCGGCAAAGTTTCGGAACTAAAAGATAAATATCGAGCCCGAAACTTAGAAGAGATATTCTTTGGAGTCGCTCAATGA